One segment of Procambarus clarkii isolate CNS0578487 chromosome 1, FALCON_Pclarkii_2.0, whole genome shotgun sequence DNA contains the following:
- the LOC138363420 gene encoding uncharacterized protein, producing the protein MLAVSVVNILAVSVVSILAVSVVSILVVSVVSILAVSVFSILAVSVVSILVVSVVSILAVSVFSILVVSVVSILVVSVVSILVVSVVSILVVSVVSILVVSVVSILVVSVVSILVVSVGSILVVSVVSILVVSVVSILVVPVAGILAVPVVSILAVSVDSILTVSVVSILAVSVDSILTVSVVSILAVSVDSILTVSVVSILAVSVVNIYWLCLCSKLGIIALLTQLQPGSPEAPTLQVANIRCDVQTMF; encoded by the exons ATGTTGGCTGTGTCTGTGGTTAATATTTTGGCTGTGTCTGTGGTCAGTATATTGGCTGTGTCTGTGGTCAGTATATTGGTTGTGTCTGTGGTCAGTATATTGGCTGTGTCTGTGTTCAGTATATTGGCTGTGTCTGTGGTCAGTATATTGGTTGTGTCTGTGGTCAGTATATTGGCTGTGTCTGTGTTCAGTATATTGGTTGTGTCTGTGGTCAGTATATTGGTTGTGTCTGTGGTCAGTATATTGGTTGTGTCTGTGGTCAGTATATTGGTTGTGTCTGTGGTCAGTATATTGGTTGTGTCTGTGGTCAGTATATTGGTTGTGTCTGTGGTCAGTATATTGGTTGTGTCTGTGGGCAGTATATTGGTTGTGTCTGTGGTCAGTATATTGGTTGTGTCTGTGGTCAGTATATTGGTTGTGCCTGTGGCAGGTATATTGGCTGTGCCTGTGGTCAGTATATTGGCTGTGTCTGTGGACAGTATATTGACTGTGTCTGTGGTCAGTATATTGGCTGTGTCTGTGGACAGTATATTGACTGTGTCTGTGGTCAGTATATTGGCTGTGTCTGTGGACAGTATATTGACTGTGTCTGTGGTCAGTATATTGGCTGTGTCTGTGGTCAATATATACTGGCTGTGTCTGTG TAGTAAACTGGGGATAATTGCGCTGCTAACACAATTGCAACCTGGTTCTCCTGAGGCTCCGACTCTCCAGGTTGCCAATATACGGTGCGATGTTCAAACTATGTTTTAG